The Hippocampus zosterae strain Florida chromosome 20, ASM2543408v3, whole genome shotgun sequence nucleotide sequence GCATTTCTTGTTTATCTTCCAGctaacaaatacacacacgcaagcagGTGCTGCATATGAATTTTATGTCCAATGAGGCGAGGATTTTATTATTCAAATATATGTCGTTTCTATCTAATTGGAACTTGGAGGTCGGAAAACCTCCGAAGTGCCTTGAAGTTAAAGTAACAAGCGGTTAGTGAGCtgccaatccaaaaaaaaaggggggggggggggcaggtacCTCTTCATTGGCCTGCTTGAGCTCTATGAGGCATTTCCATGGCGCCAGGCCTCGGCGTCGTAGCACCTGTCTGTCGTAGTGGCGACGGGCCCGATCCAGGAGTTGCCGCTCTTGCTTCATTTGCTTCAGTTTCTCCTCTTCCTTCTACACAGCAAGGCAGCAGGGTGATGTTTCAGAAGAACGGAGAGTGAGATCGACAGGTAGGCCCCCTTAAGGGTGCCTGAAGGTGCCAAAACGAAATGAAGTGAAGTTTCCAACTGAGCGAGTCCTGCTGTGCGGTTGAACGAAGAATCGTGCCCTCAGcagttcaaaaaaatatataattgcaTGGAGTCTCATGCTATGCAGAAAAAGAATTCATTTAGATGggatggggggggaaaaactcATCATATGGCCATCTTCATTCCCTGACTTCAAACCGATTGAGAACCACAGAGATCTTTAGCTAGTTTGTGTAGTTTTAGTTTGTAAGTTTGTTCTTTCACTCAttcattagtttttgttttgtttttgaaacggCATTATCGTGAGTCCAGGAAGCATCTCACCATCCTGGCCAACCTTCTCTCATGGAGCTTTTGGGctttctccacctcctcctccttcagcttCCGCTCCTCGGCAGCCTTCATCTCCGCCTCAATGGAACAAGTCGGCATTTTAACAAGAGGCATTGAACAGTCCATGTTTGACTCTTGCCTCCCTCTCACctgtttttcctcttccttcACTCTCTTCAGTTCCTCCGTTTGCTTCTTTCGCTCGGCACGGACGCGAGCTCGCTCCTCCATGGCTGAGAATAAGATCATCAAGGTTATTCGAGTTAACAACAACTCATGAAATAACTAAACTGAAAttgtcaaccaaaaaaaaattgcgaatgaaatcaaataaaaatgattttcagtcacaaaaatctgattttaaccctttcatgcaccctgtaacgtgataacatgatgagctgtccactgtagtgaccgctgtccctgacagGGTTGAAGACATGATAACTAACCGAAACTCCGCCATCTTGCGTTTATCAAACCAAATTAGTACAGCAAAAATGTCCTctgtttggggtttgttttcAATGgatttattgtctgtacagAAGAGGGGAACGTCAGTCACACAGTCGTTTCAAAATTGTAATTTACTGAATTACACAGTACTGAGTGACCTTTGGAGTTGTTATCTTGGACTTGACAAatactcccaaaaaaaaatctaattaaattttaaaaaaatctaattaaaaccAGACCTAAACACaactaaaaaaataagtatTTTTGAAGAAATGAATGGATTAAAACGAACAAAtccgccctaaaaaaaaactaaagcaaaaatgaaatcaaaacaaattatGATGTCAAATCCAAAGATATGATCATTCGGATTTTTGTGTACATCACATTGAGAAATATTGGCTGTAAAATGTGACCGTCGTGCACTTTTTCCAAGCCGCAGTGTTGAAGGACTGACCTGAGATGATCGGGCACGTCGGTGGCTTTGGTTTTTGCCACGGGGGTGCATCAGGGCTATCGGGTTCAGCTGTTTCCGCCGGCGCTCTGCAACAATAGCAACTTAGTTTTTAAACCGGTCAGCCGGACGATTGACGACCCGcagtaaagaaagaaaaaaaatcccaccttAGCTGTGGTGACTGTCTGGAAGCAGAAGTCTTGCGAGCCTCCAGCTGCCAAGCAGACATGACCTTCTCCCGCTTGAGCTTTGCAATCTCCTCCTGTTGCTCTTTGAGCTGCCTCCTCTGTTGCATGATGATCTTCTTCTGGGTGGCGTGGCGGTTTTCGAAGCGGCTTCCGTGCAAGGTTTTTGTCTTTGGGTCAGCCGAATCATCGTCGGATTTGGGCTTGTCTGCTTCCTGGTCTCCCTGCTGGGCCTCCGTAGTGGCTTCCTTGGGGCGGCTGAAATGGACTCGAGTACGTGTCTTGATGGGCTTCTGGAGATCATCCTGCGGGTCATGACAAAGAGGGTTAcgtaaaaatattttcacaactttttttgGTAGACTGAATCGGCTAAAACAGGGATGGAGCATTGAAATGCAAGAGGGAGGCATTATTTTTCCACATTGGTACCTTCCAAACCAGATGTATgagcaaaacattattttaaatatggaacaaatatatGCCAAATATGACTTattgatatattttatttttgataatacattttcaaatgtctaAAGATCCACTATCATAATGCAATTAGAAATGGTTtagaacatatactgtatttttccccatttatttttttaatcaactaacATTAAATGCAAGAACCCATTGAAGTCCTGCATAACATTCCAGatcagcaaaaaaatatttttttccgtttttggGATTTTTCCCAAGCCCccccatctgttttttttttaaattatacacTATATAACCTCCATTGAATGCATATTAGCATTTTTTGAAGTATTAGTTGaattaataaaattaaattttccccaaattaaaatactggatttttttaaaattacaaataaaacgttttttttctttaattaataAAGTGTCCACTCAAGAGTGTGGTCCCAATGGCCAACAGTTGCCCATCGCTAGTGTAAAATCTCTTTTTTGTTTGATCAATAAAACATTCAGAGTTCAATTCACTGGAACTGCAGTCCAGTACAACAATCAGCATGTACAGTATTACTCCTCCATGACTTAATTGACCGTCTGTACCCAAAACCCCTCCAGCTCACAATCCACACAGATAACTGGCACAAAACCTGATTATGAGCCCAACCTCCACACTGACCTCTACACCATCTAACTTCATCTCCCGCTCGCCGCTTCCTTCTGTCCCCCGAGCTCTGTTCTACTATTCCCCCACCTTCTATTTCATATCCTGGAGCCATATTTCCATCTGCTCCGTGCCCCACCCTGCCCTCAATATACACATCTCACCTCCTAAGCCGCTTTCACAGTTGAGGGAAAATTGTGTCGTTGACGCATTTGGGCCGTCCGCTGGAAGGTTAAAAGGCGTACTAACAGTGGATTTTATGGAGAAAATACCCATGACAGCTATTTTGGGGGCGCGTACCTTTCCCGTGTTGTCTGGCGGGTCACTTGTCAGCGTGTCCGGGGGTTTGAACTGCCCCGTCGTGGCTGCGTCGATCAGAGCGGCCATCTTGCGCCGGGTCTCCTGCTGTTGGGCCAGCAGCTCGCGTTGGTCGCGTTCCTGCCGGCACCACAGCCGCCACTCGTGCAGGTATCGTCGTTGCAACCGCCTTCGGTCGCTTTCCTCGGCCAGCTGTCGTTGTCTGGAGGAAGGATACAtaaacaaaagtattgggacatcgAAAGGAACTGTGGAGTTGGTATCCCCAATTCTCTGCTCGAGTTGATTCTCCTGTGAGGtcaaaagtaccgtattggcccgaatataagacggtgttttttcattgacataagactgaaaaagtgggggtcgtcttatattcagggtctagactatatacccattcacgacgctagatggcgccagatatcattgaagcgaacgctgaacttgactccccaggccaaagtgaacccctgtcacaaagaataaaaataaaaatagcggtagcacgaagaagaaaaataaaacatagcgctaagaaagaaaagagaagaaaataatagaagagataacagaaaatggagaaacgtagcgacaatctggagaaaagtgggttgaagatcggccagtttaaccggcagctgagaagttataaTATAATTTACAACTCAAAAACCAGACGcaattcatttacgaatgtgattgcactttagtttacatatttaaatgtttagatattaagatttgaatgaggcaaaataacatgcttttactctcaaatatattgttataatcatttgtttcagatgtactgtaattcttttctgtataaaaattaatttggtgttcaaaaaaagTGGTGTTGAACAAGAGGGAGTCGTCTTATCacggccatcttatattcgggccagtaCGGTAATCAGCCAACTGTTTTAGAACTTCCATGTTGGCGTGTCTCTGTCGGATAATTCACCTTGCTCAAAACTGTCGCCAattgttgaattcattttttttagcgCGTTCCCCAAACAAATTAATTGATGTAGTAACGCTCCCACCTGAAAGTACACTCTAAAAACAGTAGATAAAATAATAACCCAATATGGGGGAAACATTGACCGATACACCACTTGGGTTTACACCACAACACAGATAGTTGTGCTTCagtcccccccctttttttggggggtcaaaaGTTTGACCCAATAGTATTCATTGTATTACTTGTATACTTCAGTGACACCAGTTACAACCTTTCTATTTAAACAGGGCTTTGTCAACATCTTGTGTCCTCTCGAGTGttttacaaaaagcaaaaaaattgtgaatctgctccacaatttttattttattttttttaatgtgcctgTTTTCAGTGCGGAGCTCCTCCTCGGTCTTTGACACCTCCCGCTGATTCCTTCCAGCCCACATGACGGTCCGCCATGCTTGCCAGGCCCCGAGTTGCCTCTTCCAGTCGCACAGCGCCTTGGCCTTCCCCATACGCAGCCTCTGCTCCATCACCGCCGAGTACCATCGCGAGAAATGCCTCTGCAGACACTGCCACGCCAACGGTAAATATACTGCGAGCTCCACGAACACAAAGTCATCACCAATAACTGACCTTCAGGTTATGCAGGTGAACAAAGATTTCAACTTTCTTTTCTTGGTGCCGTTGCGCGTTTTCttctggctgctgctgctgctgctgcattgtGAGAGATGAAGGAGCTGGCTGGATGCTTTTGGATGTCCATTGACCTTCCAGTCTATCCCTGTGAAAGCGACAATGTGTGGGCAAGTGAAGAAAAAGCATCGAGATCGAATGCTATCCTGCTAGCAGTTGGTATGCTAACATCTAACAAGATAGAACGTGAGTCGGGACTTTGCCAATTTGACATCTTTCCCAGTAGTTGGATACATTGTTAATAAATTTTTCTTTCATGGTTGTCATAGCGgcacgggcacccgcagcggctcctctctttcctgtggttgagaggaaagaaatttcatttgtGCGCGTAGAGCacctttgacaataaagttgacttgaacttgaacttgaataAGGGCCCTTATGGGTGAAATTAATTTCGCAATGCCTCGTAATTCACATCTATACTGACATGGAGTGGGTCCTtgactgatttttctttttttggttcccTTCATAGCCACTTGATACCACGGCTGTGTCATTCGCTTTGAAATTATTTCCTGCAGGTTGCTGTCATTTCAAGGCTACTCTAATAGTTCGTCAAAAGTCAATTTGAAACAATTTTAACAATGTCACATGCCGTTCCTTTACTCAAAGTGTGCCATTAAGACAGTGGCGGGTGGCCACTAGGGGCCACAGCCCCCCTCCTCTGCACGTCCCTGCCGACTTGCCTTGATTTCTTATTTTaccggacattttttttttaaactttgctacttttgtcattttgttttgtcttgttaaatttatttgacttctttttgagattttcagatttagtttagttttacttttagttttacttttctattttgttttgactttttacttgacttgttttatgttcttggtacatttaattggacatgttttactttatttgacttaacttttttactttgacttaacatgtgtgtgttttctggatttctttttgttttggaatctcagttttgcatttcatttttctgcCGATACTGCCTTACCTATATCTGAGGCGCTGTTCCAGGGCTTTCCTCTCCTCCCTCTGCCGCCGCATCCTAACAATCTCCTGCTGTACCCTTTCCTGCTGCCTCCTCCTGGCCTCCTgcctcttcctctcctcctgctCTTGCTCTCGCCTCAACTTGGCCTCCTCCTCGTTGAGGGCTCTGTTCTCACGCACCTTTTACACGCACCGGAGGGACATTACACTCGTGCTGCAgatattgaatgttttttacaaTTGAATATTCTACCAAGTATCCCATTGGGTAAAAATTGATTTTGCATTATTAAACATATGTGTCTTATTTTTGTCCAATTCAGCTCGGCTTCTTCAAGTTCTACTCTACAGCTGTGACTTTTGAGTGGATATGGATTTAGAAGCCGGggcctggcctggtgagtgatcCCTGGTGTGAATCAGAGGTGGGGAACGTTCTTACAATTAGCCAGTAACAAATTGTGTTGATCAGCCTTTTCCAAATGCTTTGAGACACGCACCTCTTTCAACACAGATTTCAACAGATTCAGTTGCCGCTTTACCTGCCGGTGGCGCAGCTCCATGGTGACGACAGGGTCCATGAAGGTCCTGTTGGTTCCGCCGCCGTCCGACACCAGCTTCTccatcatccctccatccaacactttctgcttcttcaggtcTTGGAGAAAGTTCTCGACGGCACAGTGATCCTCTTCATCAGCCAGGTGGTGGTATAGATCTGAATCGAGTTTTCTCATGTCAAGCCCAGGGCCAAAAGTGtgccttatttttttatttgtttttcttggatGGCACCAGTAGACCCTTCCTAGTCCCTTTCCATTACTGATGGCCAGTAGTTTTACTCTATTTTTATagataataaattaaaataaatataattttattacatttcatCACACTGATCTCAGTTAAGAATGTTCGTGAGTGTTTTACCATCAAAGTTGTCGTAGTGTAAtccagggggcggcggcgtggccgGGCACCCCTTCTCACATGTCAGGCCATGTGTCTCCAAATCCAACTCTGGTTTCCACGTGTTGTCTAGCCAGTCTCCCAACAGGGTCTGAGCTGCGACACCCCACCGCATCATTAGCACAGCCCTCGTCACTTCtgtggtgacttttttttaaccccaaccTTCAGCGTAGGCTTCGTCATGATCTCTCAGCTGCTCCCAGCTCCGCAGGGCCATGGCCAAGCTTTTGCTTCCCGTCTGGGCTCTCCTGGGGAAGAAGACCTCAGACAGGGCGAATTCTGAGGCCTTCTCAACTCGCTGACAAACGTGGAAAGTGAGAAAATAATGTTGTGAAAGTGGCCATATGCAACCCACGCTGAAATATATAGTCCAAATCCTAATAGAAATGTAATAAGCTCAATAAGCATCCCTTCAGGTGGAATGCTTGTTCCAGCAGTAAACAGATGCTGAGACGTAACACGTAACCCTGCAGCCCAATAAGTGCTTCCCACCTTTTTCCAGTGATCGATGTCCTCTTTGTTTGCAAGCTTCTGGAAtagaagcaaaaacaaatctaGTGTAGCCGTGTTAAGACTTTGCAAGCAAGGACCAATAATCACTTCAGTAGCCTTTCAGACAGTAATTGTCACAACATTTGACCAGCAAATTACATGATTTCATAtacattattgtttttaattagaaTTTGTAAGTTAAACTACTTGCAGCGGACAAGGGCCAAAGCGACAACAAATATTGAATTTCTGCAAATAATTTACGCTGGCCTAAAATTGATGAAGCTAGTATCAGAAAAACTCTCACTCAACAAGTTTACATTTCATTAGACTGTTTAGTACGTTTTACAAATGTAGGTGTGAAGCCCAAAATGGGCTCCGGGtccatttatatacagtacatcggaTTGCCAATTGTCAAAGGTTCGAAAAACTGTAAACGATGTGTATAATATAGGTCTTGATCTGAAAAAGGTTGCCTTCTTAACTTTTTCAAAAAAGCTCACGAACACCTTGGACCAATATCGGCGGATTAGTTCCAGAGAAGCCTGAGCCCATTTCCTTAAATCAGCAGATTAGCTGGAAAAATCATAAATGTCCAAatgtcacattcattcattttaataatCCTTTAAGGCTTCCTTTTATAGATTTAGAAAATGTATTAGGGAGGATTTAGGATAAAGAATGGTGTTCATATTGCTATTATATATCATATGCTATTTGTTTAGTATGGAGGACATATACCTTGGATGCTGATGGTTTTGCTCTGCCATTCTTGCCAGTGCTCTTCCTAATCTTGAGCAAGTGAGGCTCAGGGCCGGGTAATGCGGCCATCTGTTATGAAGATGCAATAGTTAATTATATATTTCTTGCATTGTCTTTGAAATGCCATCGGTATCTTCCAGAAAAGTCGAGTTCTAGCCctattattaaaaaaactcaTAAATATCAAACACGTTGACAAAGGACTCTGGGTAATGTAgttctttaacttttttttgtggtgacatGAATTTATATTTGGACTAGGTTTTCCACAGTGCATTTCGGCGCTTAGGCGTCCCTCAGGTAACCGTGGCAACTCCGTAAGAATCACGAAATGTAAAAGGAATATATTGAAACGGAATAAATATCAAAGcaattccaaatattttggcGTAATAGCCACGGGAAAGATTTGCGAACGGTAATAATGTTTGCTCTGCCATGCGAGTTGTTCAAGTCGCTTtatgatgacatcacagctcTTCCGCCTTGAAATTTCACGACAAAACGGTGAAAGTGGGCGATAATTCTAAGACGGCAGTATTTTTTTCAGTAAGTCATCATATTTCTCCTCACGTAAATATTCGAGGAGGTAATAATTACATTCCGTGACGAAAGAAGtgtgcaaagaaccccgggctACTAGCTAAGTTCCTAATTCACGTGCTTCGCGAAACTTTGTTTATTAGCCGCATGGCTGTTGGCTGGATGAAGCTCGAGTTGTCTCGAGTTCTCCAAGGAGGTAGCCGCCTGGGTATCCTCAAGGGGCTCGGCAGGACCGGACAGCATtccctggaggtaccgggctgTCTGCTGTACAGTCGCTGTGGAACAGTGCCACACCTGACCCAAGATACGTTGCACAACCTGGACAAGCTTCCCTCTGTCACTCAGGTCTCACTGGACCATTTGTAAGCCCAGCACAAAAACATGATGCTAATTTTATTTCTCACATATTGTATCGTGAATGATATCTATCTGGATTTTCCTGCAGAGCAGAGCACCAGGAAGTGTTGGAGGAATTCAAGGAAGGATTTAAGAAGTTTTCAGGTATTTTGAAAGGGACATTGTTTCGGTAAACAATCTTTTAATAGTTCACAAAGAAATATATGTGACTATTAAATGCTATTAATACACCTGCGTATGTGTACAGGTTTGAgtctttattttgaattttttttttaatgatttcaaaGCGCTTGTCTAAAAGGGAGACGAAAACGAACTAGTGGCATTAACTGTATGCCTGGTGTCAAGGAAACCTATGTCAACTGAGAGACAAGCTGTGTAAGCTGGGTATAAATCACATATcaaagcttataaataaaatgatctgTTTTAATGATAATGAAAGTACAGTTTGAAGTTGTATTGCACTTGGACGTTATTATTTATCTCGCATAAATGCCCCTTAAAGTTGACAAAACCCTTTTGTCCAAAAGCTTCAAAAATGTAGGGGACAAGTCCAACCATTCACAAAAACCATTGTCCAAAAGTTTCAAAGTGTCAAGGACAAGCAACCATCTTGTGTCGACTGTGGTTTCTTATTTGACTGCACATCAGTCATGTCAGAATAATTACATCTGAAAACTCGCCATGTTGCTGTACAGCCACAAAGCGATAACTAATGTCAAGGGTGAAAGATGGACACGCTTATGCCTCACAGTTAAAGAGGTGAATAAACCTAATCTTGACGGATACCTTGGAAATGCTGTCCTTTGAGTGGTCCGGTTTCCGGAAAATATCTTATAGCACGCCTTATAATACAGTCCAAACTCTTTTGAAGCCAAACTGGCGACCTCGAACTCCTCCTCAACATTTCGAAACTATTCGAGTGGTTAACCTTTGTCGTAGGTGGAGTTACCATTGACGTGATTTGTCCTTGAATTTTATGCCGAAGAGCCTATTGAGGAGCTTCTGTACTGTGTTTTATTCATAGAAATGCCCTGAAATGGTGACCTCATTCAACAGTATTTTCTGAACATGTATGCGCTTGCAAGCTCTTGCCGCCTCCTGGAATTGTTCCAATGTCATATGTTATAAGGACAACATAGGAGTATTATTATGTTTCTGTGACAAATTCCGCAATCATTTGCCCCACTGTTTGTATTCATGAAGCAACCCTCCCCCCTCGTAACCTTTTGTGCACCGCAGGTCTTCATGACACAGTTTTGTTTTGCACACTGAATGACCCTGCGACCCCAAGCCCCACTGGCTACACAACCAACAAGGTTAGACAgtctccttttctttttcatttgttgcTCTGAGTCCATTTGTCTGGTTCAGGTTCTAATTTCTCCTTCATGGTTTTGGAGCAAATTTAAAGAGATGCCATCTAAAATATttggaacaggaacaaaaaagCAGGGTAGAAAGCCACACAACAGTATTTATTCAGATCGGATTCGGGCACCAACTAATTGTTTATTtgtcaattctttttttcaattaattgatgaattggttaaaaaacattaaataaaaaatttcCTTGCCCAAGTACAGACTACAACCACTAAGTTGGCACAGtgtctctcccccccacccccctcctctgaaatgaacagTGAGCCATTTCATGGGTGTCCTTTCTTTGACTGGCGTGTAGACGGTGTCCGTATGGGGAAGCGGCGGGCGCATCGAGCTGACGGCAGCCAAATTCATGGCCATGCAGAAGCTGCTTCAGCCCGACTGCTACGTGAGCATGGCCGACGGCGAAACCTGGCAGGACAACACCTCCCGCAAGAGGGTCCGCAAATCGGTGGAGCGGACCCTTGCCCACTTGGATGAGTGTCTGCTGGTGCACCAGGCGTCGCAGGTGCGGCCCAGTTTAAATATGAAAAGCTATTCTCCCATCGGAAATGATGCAACATAAATTGAAAGAGCGTCAGGAGCTGTCCAGGCAGTGCGCTGTAACTTGCATAactgttaaatatttttaacaatatAGTATACTACATACCATATAGGGATTGAGGAGTGGTGATACCACACTCATTTTAAGGTATCGGGCACTCGTGGTGGCTGCTGATGCCAGCCACTGATACTTAAGGCAAGCAAAAGTCTTGGCATCGTAAGTACTGGAAGCGTCTACCCAAAACATCCCTTATACCACTGCACTACTTTATTCACTCTCTAGAGTCAGTCGCTGCACTattattaatttaaatgtaGTAACATGACATGATCAAATTGATATCATTCATCGAATCATagttgtcatttatttgttgaCACTTTTATGCTTTCCTTTCCGCCATATTACCATGATTCTCGTGATGATAATAGGACATCTATCAATTCATATTGTAAACGTATTCTAATGATCCTCGTGATCCTGATCTTAGTACTGTTATTATTGTCGTCGCTACGACTGTCATTATAATGCTTTGACTGCATTTATTTTGGTACGCAATTGCTTGCGCTACTCCATTATCCTCATTATTGTGATGCACGATGATTatcttttcaggatggagaaaAATAGAACGCGCCCTCCTCATCATTATGAATTATTGGATGACCGCTGATgatgactgtatttttatttttgtgtttgattttgttttgcttttccctCACCATAATTGACTGAGTTTGGCGGCTGCGCTGTGGTCTTCGGTCCTTCTTTTCTTGCGGTGTCTTTatggttgctttgtttgtcgcTTGAAGGTGAACGTCTAATAGTTTGTGTCGGGGAAGGAGGCACTTACGTGGGCTCCTCTCGTGTATTCCTGTCTGGCTGTCCCTGTTACATGCCTGGCTCTTTTTCACCCCAGCTTATAAAAGACAAAacttagggggaaaaaaacaaccaacaaagTCACATTGACTGTGACTCACGTGAAAAATGAACTCAAGTTGTAATATTGTGAGAAaatgatttgacaaaaaaaaatggtcacaaaaATTATTACACATTTGTAAGATTGCACACTTTTCCTTTACTCTCTCTTGTGCCCTTCTCTAGTGcatccccaaaaaacaaagaacaagcaAAGCACACCTGCTGAGTGAACCATTTCGATCACAggtttcaaactcaaggccccgggggccggatctggcccgccacacaaTTTTATGTGgcagacaaaagcaaatcaaacatgtcaacttccatgatgcttggcAAAATCTCTACCTAAATTTTAAATTCTTATATTTAATAAATTTGAGACATATTATAAgcgttttcttgtgaccaaaccccccATTACAGTAACATAAACAACAGTTGAATAAAGagttattattgactttttaaaaatttggttTCGGTCATAACGGTCTtacaagggaaacggtaactaaaatgtagcccacagcaaaaataagtttgacacccctgttttagatgCATTTTGCAATTTGTAATCAATATTGTCATGAAATTATTATTGTTGACTTGATGAAGAATCCGAATGTCGTCCTGACAACGGATCCTGtttccaaaataattttttgctAAGCTCTTCCCCACCGGTCTCTAGGAGCTGGAGGGAGCGGCGCTCTTCGGGGTGGTGGAGGGCGGGGACGTCCCGGAGGAAAGGTCGCGTTCGGCCAGGGAGACGGCCAAGCGGCCCGTGGCGGGCTTCTGCCTAGACGGACTCCAGTCTGGTCACCTGAACGGCGCCCTGAGGAGCCAGCTCATAGCTGCGGTCATCAAGGAGCTCCCTGAGGACAAACCCAGGTGAGCAACCAGCATCATAGAATCCTAGTC carries:
- the ccdc191 gene encoding coiled-coil domain-containing protein 191, giving the protein MAALPGPEPHLLKIRKSTGKNGRAKPSASKKLANKEDIDHWKKRVEKASEFALSEVFFPRRAQTGSKSLAMALRSWEQLRDHDEAYAEAQTLLGDWLDNTWKPELDLETHGLTCEKGCPATPPPPGLHYDNFDDLYHHLADEEDHCAVENFLQDLKKQKVLDGGMMEKLVSDGGGTNRTFMDPVVTMELRHRQVRENRALNEEEAKLRREQEQEERKRQEARRRQQERVQQEIVRMRRQREERKALEQRLRYRDRLEGQWTSKSIQPAPSSLTMQQQQQQPEENAQRHQEKKVEIFVHLHNLKCLQRHFSRWYSAVMEQRLRMGKAKALCDWKRQLGAWQAWRTVMWAGRNQREVSKTEEELRTENRQRQLAEESDRRRLQRRYLHEWRLWCRQERDQRELLAQQQETRRKMAALIDAATTGQFKPPDTLTSDPPDNTGKDDLQKPIKTRTRVHFSRPKEATTEAQQGDQEADKPKSDDDSADPKTKTLHGSRFENRHATQKKIIMQQRRQLKEQQEEIAKLKREKVMSAWQLEARKTSASRQSPQLRAPAETAEPDSPDAPPWQKPKPPTCPIISAMEERARVRAERKKQTEELKRVKEEEKQAEMKAAEERKLKEEEVEKAQKLHERRLARMKEEEKLKQMKQERQLLDRARRHYDRQVLRRRGLAPWKCLIELKQANEERAENHHSDSLLKRSLLRWRHLTREALSEKEARADQLHHRLLLQRSLSYWKRLEDLRLLQESQADVFCRAHTLRRFLRALQDHVIQEKRLALEHQQMAEEHDNRAAIRRCFQAWRLLPCLERKEREREERRERLCRKVNEVLPSFWSRPL
- the qtrt2 gene encoding queuine tRNA-ribosyltransferase accessory subunit 2, encoding MAVGWMKLELSRVLQGGSRLGILKGLGRTGQHSLEVPGCLLYSRCGTVPHLTQDTLHNLDKLPSVTQVSLDHLAEHQEVLEEFKEGFKKFSGLHDTVLFCTLNDPATPSPTGYTTNKTVSVWGSGGRIELTAAKFMAMQKLLQPDCYVSMADGETWQDNTSRKRVRKSVERTLAHLDECLLVHQASQELEGAALFGVVEGGDVPEERSRSARETAKRPVAGFCLDGLQSGHLNGALRSQLIAAVIKELPEDKPRLLQGVGRPDEVLACVEAGVDLFEGFFPFLVTERGCALCFRFDTAIDPESGDGTPPCESTAEQNGDHHPDDPTRMTSFEMNLKDKRYRDDFRPLVDGCVCYCCKNHTRAYVHHLLATNELLAGVLLMLHNTTHYLAFFAALREALAADKVDLLKRRVLGQTETNT